A portion of the Microlunatus phosphovorus NM-1 genome contains these proteins:
- a CDS encoding DUF4191 domain-containing protein: MADQAGKEAKAQLKAEKKAEKLRRKNSTDPADMGRMRQIARAYKLTHEYDKMLPLWVFGSWALVVVVFLAIGFVIGHPIYLALFGLSAGMLLAMMMLVRRTKAATYRRYAGQAGSAEVALSMLPKQWVSKAAIAGTRQMDAIHRTLGPGGLVLIGEGDPGRLKALLAGEVKKHERVAYGVKVITIVMGDKPGQVPLNKLADHIRKLPKTLAPHQITDIKQRLRALDAVRPMAPMPKGPMPTNPRQVKGARQAMRGR, from the coding sequence ATGGCTGACCAGGCCGGCAAAGAAGCCAAGGCCCAGCTGAAGGCCGAGAAGAAGGCAGAGAAGCTGCGCCGCAAGAACAGCACCGACCCGGCCGACATGGGCCGGATGCGCCAGATCGCCCGGGCGTACAAGCTGACGCATGAGTACGACAAGATGCTGCCGCTGTGGGTGTTCGGCTCATGGGCCCTGGTGGTCGTGGTCTTCCTGGCCATCGGGTTCGTCATCGGCCACCCGATCTACTTGGCGCTCTTCGGTCTGTCGGCAGGCATGCTGCTGGCGATGATGATGTTGGTCCGCCGAACCAAGGCAGCGACCTATCGTCGGTACGCCGGCCAGGCGGGCTCGGCCGAGGTCGCCTTGTCAATGCTGCCCAAGCAATGGGTGTCCAAGGCTGCCATCGCGGGCACCCGGCAGATGGACGCCATTCACCGCACCCTCGGTCCCGGTGGGCTGGTGCTGATCGGTGAGGGCGATCCGGGCCGGCTCAAGGCATTGCTGGCCGGCGAGGTCAAGAAGCACGAGCGGGTCGCGTACGGGGTCAAGGTGATCACCATCGTGATGGGCGACAAGCCGGGTCAGGTGCCGCTGAACAAGCTGGCCGACCACATCCGCAAGCTGCCCAAGACCTTGGCGCCGCATCAGATCACCGACATCAAGCAGCGGCTGCGCGCCTTGGATGCCGTCCGTCCGATGGCACCCATGCCGAAGGGCCCGATGCCCACCAACCCGCGGCAGGTCAAGGGCGCCCGCCAGGCCATGCGTGGTCGCTGA
- a CDS encoding ABC-F family ATP-binding cassette domain-containing protein, with protein MAVPLVVGESMHLAYPTKVVFDSVTVGIEEGDRIGVVGRNGDGKSSLLGMLGGSIEPLSGRVTRRGGVRFGMLSQRDDLDPAATVGHSIVGDRPDHEWAGDAGVREVIGGLVADLPWDAAIGSLSGGQQRRVALAALLVGEWDVIALDEPTNHLDIEGIAWLAQHLKTRWAKNSGGLLVITHDRWFLDEVCTETWEVHSGIVEPFEGGYAAYVLQRVERDRMAAATEAKRQNLMRKELAWLRRGAPARTSKPKFRIDAANQLIEDVPPVRNPIELQRLAVARLGKDVIDLEGAGVRYGDRDVLRDVTWRIAPGERTGILGANGSGKSTLLGLIAGTVQPASGRVKRGKTVRLGLLDQQFTQLTEIAGDRVREVLARTKTTFMIDGKNLTPAQLLERLGFAREHLSARVAELSGGQKRRLQLLLLLLSEPNLIALDEPTNDVDSDMLAAMEDLLDSWPGTLIVVSHDRYLLERVTDQQYAILDGRLRHLPGGVDEYLRLRREQPSSRTNSPITPTTGDAGAGASGLSGAERRTAQKEVASIERRLDRLHAEVKTLHQHMVDHDQGNYEGLQKLAGRLRAVEGETVELEERWLELSDLID; from the coding sequence ATGGCTGTGCCGTTGGTGGTCGGAGAGTCCATGCACTTGGCGTATCCGACCAAGGTCGTGTTCGACTCGGTGACCGTCGGCATCGAAGAGGGCGACCGAATCGGCGTCGTCGGTCGTAACGGCGACGGCAAGTCGAGCCTGCTGGGCATGCTCGGCGGCTCGATCGAGCCGCTGTCTGGCCGGGTGACCAGGCGGGGTGGTGTCCGGTTCGGGATGCTCTCCCAGCGCGACGACCTGGATCCGGCGGCCACGGTTGGGCACTCGATCGTTGGCGACCGCCCCGACCACGAGTGGGCGGGCGACGCAGGGGTACGAGAGGTGATCGGCGGTCTCGTCGCCGACCTGCCGTGGGACGCGGCGATCGGTTCGCTCAGTGGAGGTCAACAGCGCCGAGTGGCCTTGGCCGCGCTGCTGGTCGGCGAATGGGACGTGATCGCTCTCGATGAGCCCACGAACCATCTCGACATCGAGGGCATCGCCTGGCTGGCTCAGCACCTGAAGACCCGCTGGGCGAAGAACTCCGGTGGGCTGCTGGTCATCACCCACGATCGCTGGTTTCTCGATGAGGTCTGCACCGAGACCTGGGAGGTGCACAGCGGGATCGTGGAGCCGTTCGAGGGCGGCTACGCCGCCTATGTGCTGCAGCGGGTCGAGCGGGACCGGATGGCTGCGGCCACCGAGGCGAAACGGCAGAACCTGATGCGCAAGGAGTTGGCCTGGCTCCGTCGTGGCGCACCCGCCCGCACGTCCAAGCCGAAGTTCCGCATCGATGCCGCGAATCAGCTGATCGAGGACGTGCCGCCGGTACGCAATCCGATCGAGTTGCAGCGGCTCGCTGTCGCCCGGCTAGGCAAGGACGTGATCGATCTGGAAGGCGCGGGCGTCCGGTATGGCGACCGCGACGTGCTGCGGGACGTGACCTGGCGGATCGCCCCAGGTGAGCGGACCGGGATCCTCGGGGCGAACGGAAGCGGGAAGTCGACCCTGTTGGGGCTGATCGCGGGGACCGTGCAGCCGGCCTCCGGGCGGGTCAAGCGTGGCAAGACGGTACGGCTCGGTCTGCTGGATCAGCAGTTCACCCAGCTCACCGAGATCGCCGGAGACCGGGTGCGGGAGGTCTTGGCGCGGACCAAGACCACGTTCATGATCGACGGCAAAAACCTGACGCCCGCGCAGCTGCTGGAACGGCTCGGCTTCGCCCGCGAGCACCTCTCCGCACGGGTCGCAGAACTGTCGGGCGGTCAGAAACGGCGGCTGCAACTGCTGCTCCTGCTGTTGAGCGAACCCAACCTGATCGCTCTAGATGAACCTACGAACGACGTGGACTCCGACATGCTCGCGGCGATGGAGGACCTGCTGGACTCCTGGCCGGGCACGTTGATCGTCGTCTCGCACGACCGCTACCTGCTGGAGCGAGTCACCGATCAGCAGTACGCGATCCTCGACGGACGCTTGCGGCATCTGCCCGGCGGAGTGGACGAGTACCTGCGGCTGCGACGCGAGCAACCGTCGTCGCGCACGAATAGCCCGATTACTCCGACGACCGGCGACGCGGGAGCGGGTGCGTCCGGGCTCTCCGGTGCCGAACGACGCACCGCGCAGAAGGAAGTCGCCTCGATCGAACGCCGTCTCGACAGACTCCACGCCGAGGTGAAGACCCTGCATCAGCACATGGTCGACCACGATCAGGGCAACTACGAAGGCCTACAGAAGCTCGCGGGCAGGCTCCGCGCCGTCGAGGGCGAGACGGTCGAACTCGAAGAACGCTGGCTGGAGCTCTCCGACCTCATCGACTAG
- a CDS encoding SDR family NAD(P)-dependent oxidoreductase has product MNHSMIALVTGGNKGIGREIAAQLAGLGHTVLIGVRSIERGEEAAAELRAAGGDVTVVALDVTDPDSASAAAETVRSRFGRLDALINNAGISHQPGVDFAGQLPRSADVDHVRYVFETNVFGVITVSSAFLPLLRRSDSPRIVNVSSSAGSLAAISDFANTDPIALGYVASKTALTAVTMMYARDLASEHILVNAVCPGFVATDLNNHRGVRTPAEGAASAVRMATIAPDGPTGTFTDDQGPVAW; this is encoded by the coding sequence ATGAACCACTCAATGATCGCCCTGGTCACCGGCGGCAATAAGGGAATCGGTCGCGAGATCGCAGCCCAGCTCGCCGGACTCGGCCATACCGTCCTCATCGGTGTACGAAGCATCGAGCGCGGTGAAGAGGCAGCCGCCGAACTGCGCGCAGCAGGCGGCGATGTCACGGTCGTAGCCCTCGACGTCACCGACCCCGACTCGGCGTCCGCCGCCGCCGAGACCGTCCGGTCCCGCTTCGGCCGGCTTGACGCATTGATCAACAACGCTGGTATCAGCCATCAGCCTGGCGTCGACTTCGCCGGGCAGCTACCCCGCTCGGCAGACGTCGATCACGTCCGCTACGTGTTCGAGACGAACGTGTTCGGTGTCATCACCGTCAGCAGCGCCTTCCTGCCGCTGCTGCGCCGCTCCGACAGCCCGCGGATCGTCAACGTATCCAGCAGCGCCGGCTCCCTCGCGGCGATCTCGGACTTCGCCAACACCGATCCCATCGCACTGGGCTACGTCGCATCCAAGACCGCGCTCACCGCGGTGACCATGATGTATGCCCGCGACCTCGCCTCCGAGCACATCCTGGTCAACGCCGTTTGCCCCGGATTCGTTGCCACCGATCTGAACAACCACCGCGGTGTTCGCACACCGGCCGAGGGAGCCGCATCAGCTGTCCGCATGGCAACTATCGCGCCAGACGGGCCTACTGGCACGTTCACCGACGACCAGGGACCCGTCGCCTGGTAG
- a CDS encoding alpha/beta hydrolase family protein has translation MPEWTSVADTYLHPTAPPVISVSPVTLAVPGRPLDLEVRVSAPLTGTDLAVILLSHGHGGAYGQSSLDGYLPLAKVWAARGFVVIQPNHLSAPRLSHLVGDRPEAPLFWRSRAEDMSSILDRLDEIEQAVPLLAGRIDRSKVAVAGHSLGGFTGELLLGARITDLDTGEEVNLFEPRITQGVLICATGRGGDTFNGFLTDHAPFLKTVDLTTMTTPALVVAGGKDDSQHWTTMGPDWHADPYHLAPRPKTLLTVFNGEHLLGGIQGHDNVETTDESPDRVAAVAELTAAYLRTAFDSDDTAWQTAQDALATGPDAFGQVESR, from the coding sequence ATGCCTGAGTGGACTTCCGTCGCCGACACCTACCTCCACCCGACCGCCCCGCCCGTGATATCGGTCAGCCCCGTCACGCTGGCCGTGCCCGGACGCCCCCTGGACCTTGAGGTCCGAGTGTCCGCGCCCCTGACCGGCACGGACCTGGCGGTCATTCTGTTGTCGCACGGCCACGGCGGGGCCTACGGCCAGTCCTCGCTCGACGGCTATCTGCCGCTCGCCAAGGTCTGGGCGGCTCGCGGCTTCGTCGTGATCCAGCCCAACCATCTCAGCGCCCCCAGGCTGAGCCACCTGGTCGGCGACAGGCCCGAAGCGCCGCTGTTCTGGCGTTCACGCGCCGAGGACATGAGCAGCATCCTCGACCGGCTGGACGAGATCGAGCAGGCCGTGCCGCTGCTCGCCGGGCGCATCGACCGTAGCAAGGTCGCGGTGGCCGGTCACTCTCTCGGCGGCTTCACCGGCGAACTCCTCCTCGGCGCCCGGATCACCGACCTCGACACGGGAGAGGAGGTGAACCTCTTCGAGCCGCGGATCACGCAAGGCGTGCTGATCTGCGCCACCGGCAGGGGCGGCGACACCTTCAACGGGTTCCTGACCGATCACGCGCCGTTCCTCAAGACCGTCGACCTCACCACGATGACCACCCCCGCGTTGGTCGTCGCCGGCGGCAAGGACGACTCCCAGCACTGGACGACCATGGGACCGGACTGGCATGCCGACCCCTACCACCTGGCCCCCAGGCCCAAGACCCTGCTGACCGTCTTCAACGGTGAGCACCTCCTCGGCGGCATCCAGGGCCACGACAACGTCGAGACCACAGACGAGAGCCCCGATCGGGTCGCCGCGGTCGCCGAACTGACCGCCGCCTACCTCCGCACCGCCTTCGACTCCGACGACACCGCCTGGCAGACGGCACAGGACGCACTCGCCACAGGCCCCGACGCCTTCGGCCAGGTCGAATCCAGGTAG